The genome window GCGGCGTTCTCGGCCGGCAGGCCGAACGCGTCCCAGCCCATCGGCTGCAGCACGTTCTTGCCGATCATGCGCTGGTAGCGGCTGATCACGTCGCCGATGGTGTAGTTGCGCACGTGGCCCATGTGCAGCGCCCCGGACGGGTACGGCAGCATCGACAGGCAGTAGAACTTGGGCTTGTCGGAGGTCTCGTCGACCTCGAAGGCGCGGGTGGCGTCCCAGAACTGCTGGGCGGACGATTCGACCTGCTGCGGGTCGTAGGCGGTGGGCTCGACGGCGGACATGGAAACGGGCAAGGGCCAGGCGGCAACAAAGCGGCCAAGGGTACCGTAGCGCGGCAAGCCGCTCCAATCCCGGCGACGGACGGCAGCGGCGCGGAACGCCGCGGCGGCGCCCGGCAGGGGCCGGAACCGCGGCCGCGGCGCCATCGGCGCCGTGTGCGCCCCCAGCGGGCGGCGGCCATGGCACGGCCGCCCGCGGCGGCCAACTGCGCAAGGCCGGCCGGGTCAGCCGCGGCGCGGCCCCGCCTGCGGTCCCGGCCAGCAGGCCAGCAGCGCCAGCCAGCCCCACCACAGCAGGAACACCAGCCGCTGCGCCAGCGCCGGCGACAGCAGCCGGTCCAGCGCGAACGCGCCCAGCGCCGCCAGCAGCGCCATGCTCAGCGCCACCGCCGCCCAGCCGCGCGCGGCCGGATCGCGGCGCGCGCCCAGCCCCAGCAGGGCGGCGGCCGCCACCAGGGCCACCACCCACAGCAACCAGGCGCTGGCATGCAACTGGGTCGCACGCGCCTGCAGGTCGCTCGGGTCCAGCGGCAGCAGGCCCATGCCGGCGAAGGCCAGTCCCGCCAACAGCAGCAGTTGCCCGCCGACCCGCAACGCCCAGGGCGCCTGGCGCCCGGCCCGGCGCAACAGCCGCAGCGCCAGCGCCAGCGCCAGGCACCCGGGCAGCACGAACGCCAGCAGGTTGAAGGCCCAGGCATGCGGGATGCCACGCGCGCCGAGCAGGGCCAGCGGATGCGACCACGGCAGATAGCCGGGCAGGACCGCGCCGAACCCCAGCATCGCCGCCACGGCGGCCACCGCCAGCAGCGGCCCGATCCAACGCACCACCCGTTCGCTCACTTCGCCCATCCGCTGCCGTCCTTTCGCGCCGCCATGGCGCCTCCAGCCGGGCATTGTCGCCGCTGCGGCCGCGGCCGGCACGCGCGGCACGGCGGCGGCGCCCTTGCATCGGCGCGGCGTCGCCTCCATACAGAGCGTCCTCTCGCCTGCGATGAAGCCGCCCATGTCCGACACGCCCCACGTTTTCGACGCCAAGACCGAGACCTTCGAAGCCGAGGTGCTGCAGCGCTCGCTGCAGACGCCGGTGCTGGTGGACTTCTGGGCGCCCTGGTGCGGCCCGTGCAAGACCCTGAGCCCGATCCTGGAAAAGCTGGCGGCCGAATACAACGGCGGTTTCGTCCTGGCCAAGGTCGACGTGGACCAGGAGCAGCAGATCGCCGCGGCGTTCCAGATCCGCTCGGTGCCGACGGTGTTCCTGGTCAAGGGCGGGCAGCTGGTCGACGGCTTCCCCGGCGCGCTGCCCGAAGGCCAGTTGCGCGAATTCCTGACCCAGCACGGGATCGTGCCGCTGGCGGCGCAGGAACCGGCCGAAGACGTGCCGGCGGCGCCGCTGGATCCGCACGCCGAAGTGCAGCGCCTGCGCGAGGCGGTGGCGGCCGAGCCGGACAAGGACGAGCTGAAGCTGGACCTGGCCCTGGCCCTGGTCAAGATCGGCGCCGCCGCCGAGGCGGAGACGCTGATCGACGCGCTGCCGGCCAACCTGGCCACCGACGAGCGCGCGGTGCGGGCGCGGGCGCGCCTGGGCTTCGTCGGCGCGCTGCAGGCGGCACCGCCGCTGGAGACGCTGCAGGCCACGCTGGCGCAGGATCCGAGCGACCTCAAGGCGCGCTACCTGCTAGGCGTGCACCACCTGGTCGGCGGCGACGACGCGGCCGCGCTGGAGCAGTTCCTGGAGATGCTGCGCCAGGATCGCGGTTTCGAGGACGGCCTGCCGAAGAAGGCCTTGATCGATGCGTTCCGGGTGATCGAGGACGAGGACCTGGTGGGGCAGTACCGCCGCAAGATGTCCGCCCTGCTGTTCTGAGACTACAATCGCATTTCCGGCAGCTGGCAACGGCGTCTCCAGCCGCCGCGAGAGTCGGACACCCCGGCCTGCCTCATGGATGCCGTGATCAGGGACGAACGCTGCCTGCCGACCCGCCGGCAGCGCCGCCCCGGTCTTTTGCCGGACAGATGATGTGAATCAGTACGACCGCCGCATGCCCCTGCCCGTCCATCGTTCCCGGGCAAGCATGCGCCGGCGCGCCGGCCTGCTGTGCTGGATCGCCCTGCTGCTCGCTCCTGCCGCGATGGCGCAGGACTGGCACTACCGGGTGCGCCCCGGCGACACGCTGTGGGACCTGGGC of Xanthomonas sacchari contains these proteins:
- the trxA gene encoding thioredoxin, which encodes MSDTPHVFDAKTETFEAEVLQRSLQTPVLVDFWAPWCGPCKTLSPILEKLAAEYNGGFVLAKVDVDQEQQIAAAFQIRSVPTVFLVKGGQLVDGFPGALPEGQLREFLTQHGIVPLAAQEPAEDVPAAPLDPHAEVQRLREAVAAEPDKDELKLDLALALVKIGAAAEAETLIDALPANLATDERAVRARARLGFVGALQAAPPLETLQATLAQDPSDLKARYLLGVHHLVGGDDAAALEQFLEMLRQDRGFEDGLPKKALIDAFRVIEDEDLVGQYRRKMSALLF
- a CDS encoding DUF998 domain-containing protein codes for the protein MGEVSERVVRWIGPLLAVAAVAAMLGFGAVLPGYLPWSHPLALLGARGIPHAWAFNLLAFVLPGCLALALALRLLRRAGRQAPWALRVGGQLLLLAGLAFAGMGLLPLDPSDLQARATQLHASAWLLWVVALVAAAALLGLGARRDPAARGWAAVALSMALLAALGAFALDRLLSPALAQRLVFLLWWGWLALLACWPGPQAGPRRG